In the genome of Drosophila yakuba strain Tai18E2 chromosome 3R, Prin_Dyak_Tai18E2_2.1, whole genome shotgun sequence, one region contains:
- the LOC6538800 gene encoding transmembrane protein 179, with protein sequence MALANVLQLSQIAGHVILFILSLCIVVPLFINLDQFCGHCLLFTTGKWREEDGMFDVQWASNGFCNFPLITGIFLLIISVVQIYRYARMKEEASFIALFVDVVLGIWMLAMSILSAIFITLGFIVWCDGMTERFPSCAISAGQNIIHGDTEKINTSGFYIEMGTTQFGAWGSFAISVGIGVIALLKLIDNHQVRNIKVSMYLERQRLVNQQQYDGRSTPPIVSNGSSDSEQNK encoded by the exons atgGCTCTGGCCAACGTGCTGCAGCTAAGCCAGATCGCTGGCCATGTCATCCTGTTTATCCTGTCCCTGTGCATCGTCGTTCCATTGTTTATAAACCTGGACCAATTCTG TGGCCACTGCCTGCTCTTCACAACTGGCAAATGGCGGGAGGAGGACGGCATGTTCGATGTCCAGTGGGCATCCAATGGTTTCTGCAACTTTCCCCTGATTACCGGGATCTTTCTGCTCATTATTTCGGTGGTGCAGATATACAG ATACGCTCGCATGAAGGAGGAGGCCTCGTTTATAGCTCTGTTCGTTGACGTTGTTCTGGGCATTTGGATGCTGGCCATGTCCATTTTGTCGGCTATTTTCATTACCTTGGGCTTCATTGTCTGGTGCGATGGCATGACCGAGAGATTCCCATCTTGTGCCATTTCCGCTGGTCAGAACATTATCCACGGCGACACGGAAAAAATTAACACCTCCGGATTTTACATTGAAATGGGAACAACTCAG TTCGGTGCATGGGGTTCATTCGCAATCTCCGTTGGCATCGGCGTCATCGCCCTACTGAAACTCATTGACAACCACCAGGTGCGCAACATCAAGGTATCCATGTACTTGGAGCGCCAGAGGTTGGTGAATCAGCAGCAGTACGACGGCAGGTCAACCCCGCCGATCGTTTCGAACGGCTCATCGGACTCGGAACAGAACAAATAG
- the LOC6538799 gene encoding uncharacterized protein CG5902 → MSNSHYNNYQQQQPHSSNGDSEYQHQQMVHQPQRFSNGHGMKSVAVPDMCLFCFEVLDCELNNVDGPSVPVFSNDAYPLFVTWKIGRDKRLRGCIGTFSAMELHHGLREYALTSAFKDSRFAPISRDELPRLTVSVSILQNFEEAQGHLDWQLGVHGIRIEFLTERGCKRTATYLPQVATEQGWDQLQTIDSLLRKGGYRAAITPETRKSIKLTRYRSQEIQMHYKEYREYQERRAQFGKVQC, encoded by the coding sequence ATGTCCAACTCCCATTATAACAActaccaacagcagcagccgcactCCAGCAACGGGGATTCGGAATACCAGCACCAGCAGATGGTGCACCAGCCGCAACGGTTCTCCAACGGCCATGGCATGAAGAGCGTCGCGGTGCCAGACATGTGCCTCTTCTGCTTCGAGGTGCTTGACTGTGAGCTGAACAATGTCGATGGTCCGTCGGTGCCGGTATTCAGCAACGACGCCTACCCACTCTTTGTCACCTGGAAGATTGGGCGCGACAAGAGGCTGCGTGGCTGCATTGGTACATTTAGTGCAATGGAACTGCACCATGGTCTGCGGGAGTACGCCTTGACCAGCGCCTTTAAGGACTCCAGATTTGCCCCTATCTCTAGGGATGAGTTGCCACGGCTTACCGTCTCGGTCTCCATTCTGCAGAACTTCGAGGAGGCTCAGGGCCACCTGGACTGGCAGCTAGGCGTCCATGGCATCCGCATCGAGTTCCTCACGGAACGCGGCTGCAAGCGCACGGCCACCTATTTGCCGCAGGTGGCCACCGAACAGGGCTGGGACCAGCTGCAGACCATTGATTCACTTCTACGGAAGGGCGGCTATCGGGCTGCCATAACTCCGGAGACAAGGAAGTCCATCAAGCTTACGCGCTACCGTTCGCAGGAGATTCAGATGCACTACAAGGAGTACCGCGAGTACCAGGAGCGTCGCGCCCAGTTCGGCAAGGTGCAGTGCTAA